A window of the Desulfopila inferna genome harbors these coding sequences:
- a CDS encoding mitochondrial fission ELM1 family protein: MSENNKFRLAAFLDGRPGHEKQTFGIIEELKRKIDVEVISVPIRKKNVFLQAAEWLNFLFPPNYQPADSDDSLKDCDLLLGTGTHTHLPMLLLKKHFGIPVVTCMTPSSFLQKKFDLIFSPQHDNTTEKHNIFTTIGPPNPNINRGDHRNDRVLLLCGGLDRKSHDWNTDEIIAGIKALISHDPLKRYILSSSPRTPAEAIQKMSLLAQHLQNVEFHEYQETPPGWVEEEYRRCRQVWVTGDSISMVYEALSSGCNVGILPVQWRNKNSKFRKSEEYLKDAGFVIGLQAYLLGDGSWKNAEPLNEARRCAEEIIRRFL; the protein is encoded by the coding sequence ATGAGTGAAAATAATAAATTTAGGCTGGCGGCATTTCTCGATGGCCGTCCCGGTCATGAGAAACAGACCTTCGGCATTATTGAAGAACTCAAAAGGAAGATCGATGTTGAAGTGATTTCGGTACCAATTCGGAAAAAGAACGTTTTTCTGCAGGCTGCTGAATGGTTGAATTTCTTGTTTCCACCGAATTATCAGCCCGCTGATTCAGATGATTCTCTTAAAGATTGTGATTTGCTTCTGGGTACAGGGACTCATACCCATCTGCCGATGCTGCTTCTAAAAAAGCACTTCGGCATTCCAGTCGTTACCTGTATGACTCCTTCCTCCTTTCTGCAAAAGAAGTTCGATCTGATATTCTCACCACAACATGACAATACGACAGAAAAGCATAATATCTTTACGACGATTGGCCCTCCCAACCCCAACATCAACAGAGGGGATCACCGTAATGACAGAGTGCTGCTGCTCTGTGGTGGTCTCGACAGGAAAAGTCACGACTGGAACACCGATGAGATCATTGCCGGTATAAAGGCGCTTATTTCCCATGATCCGCTTAAACGGTATATACTGTCATCCTCTCCTCGAACTCCTGCCGAGGCCATACAAAAGATGTCACTTCTGGCGCAACATCTCCAAAATGTTGAATTCCATGAATACCAGGAAACTCCTCCCGGTTGGGTGGAGGAAGAATACCGTCGATGCCGTCAGGTCTGGGTTACCGGAGATTCCATATCAATGGTGTATGAGGCTCTCAGTTCCGGATGCAATGTGGGAATATTACCTGTGCAGTGGCGAAATAAAAACTCGAAATTCAGGAAAAGTGAAGAATATTTGAAGGATGCAGGATTTGTTATAGGGCTGCAGGCATATCTTCTGGGAGATGGAAGCTGGAAGAATGCCGAGCCGCTGAATGAAGCTCGACGCTGTGCCGAAGAGATTATAAGACGGTTTCTATGA